Proteins from a single region of Papio anubis isolate 15944 chromosome Y, Panubis1.0, whole genome shotgun sequence:
- the ARSD gene encoding arylsulfatase D, protein MPVEGEVTMMSTHLDVLLPVMFILMVKVQRPGDCSLVKDAGDRCRAGTGESAHLCSICWGALHSGRCVPRCKRLPRNPWSDSAPWSLHEIRVIDGHSLVPLLQGAEARSAHEFLFHYCGQHLHAARWHQRDSGSVWKVHYTTPQFHPEGAGACYGRGVCPCSGEGVTHHRPPLLFDLSRDPSEARPLTPDSEPLYHAVIARVGAAVSEHRHTLSPVPQQFSTSNILWKPWLQPCCGHFPFCSCHEDGDGTPRMPGL, encoded by the exons ATGCCAGTGGAAGGCGAGGTCACCATGATGTCTACACATCTTGATGTCTTGTTACCGGTGATGTTCATCTTGATGGTGAAGGTG CAGAGACCTGGAGACTGTTCACTTGTGAAGGATGCAGGGGACAGATGCAGGGCCGG GACTGGAGAGAGCGCTCATCTCTGCTCCATTTGCTGGGGAGCCTTGCATTCTGGGAGATGTGTTCCCAGGTGCAAAAGGCTGCCTAGGAACCCGTGGTCTGACTCTGCTCCGTGGTCTCTTCATGAAATCAGGGTGATCGACGGCCACAGCCTGGTGCCCTTGCTGCAGGGAGCTGAAGCGCGCTCGGCACATGAGTTCCTGTTTCATTACTGTGGGCAGCATCTCCACGCAGCACGCTGGCACCAGAGGGACA GTGGAAGCGTCTGGAAGGTTCATTACACCACCCCGCAGTTCCACCCTGAGGGAGCGGGGGCCTGCTATGGCCGAGGCGTCTGTCCATGCTCCGGGGAGGGCGTGACCCATCACAGACCCCCTTTGCTCTTTGACCTCTCCAGGGACCCCTCCGAGGCGCGGCCCCTGACCCCCGACTCCGAGCCCCTGTACCACGCCGTGATAGCAAGGGTGGGTGCGGCGGTGTCGGAGCATCGGCACACCCTGAGTCCTGTGCCCCAGCAGTTTTCCACGAGCAACATCCTGTGGAAGCCATGGCTGCAGCCGTGCTGCGGACATTTCCCGTTTTGCTCATGCCACGAGGATGGGGATGGCACCCCCCGAATGCCGGGACTGTGA